A stretch of the Pan paniscus chromosome 2, NHGRI_mPanPan1-v2.0_pri, whole genome shotgun sequence genome encodes the following:
- the LOC100977376 gene encoding eukaryotic translation initiation factor 4B-like: MAASAKKKNKKGKTISLTDFLAEDGGTGGGSTYVSKPVSWADETDDLEGDVSTTWHSNDDDVYRAPPIDRSILPTAPRAAREPNIDRSRLPKSPPYTAFLGNLPYDVTEESIKEFFRGLNISAVRLPREPSNPERLKGFGYAEFEDLDSLLSALSLNEESLGNRRIRVDVADQAQDKDRDDRSFGRDRNRDSDKTDTDWRARPATDTFDDYPPRRGDDSFGDKYRDRYDSDRYRDGYRDGYRDGPRRDMDRYGGRDRYDDRGSRDYDRGYDSRIGSGRRAFGSGYRRDDDYRGGGDRYEDRYDRRDDRSWSSRDDYSRDDYRRDDRGPPQRPKLNLKPRSTPKEDDSSASTSQSTRAASIFGGAKPVDTAAREREVEERLQKEQEKLQRQLDEPKLERRPRERHPSWRSEETQERERSRTGGESSQTGTSTTSSRNARRRESEKSLENETLNKEEDCHSPTSKPPKPDQPLKVMPAPPPKENAWVKRSSNPPARSQSSDTEQQSPTSGGGKVAPAQPSEEGPGRKDEKVDGMNAPKGQTGNSSRGPGDGGNRDHWKESDRKDGKKDQDSRSAPEPKKPEENPASKFSSASKYAALSVDGEDENEGEDYAE; the protein is encoded by the coding sequence ATGGCGGCCTCagcaaaaaagaagaataagaaggGGAAAACTATCTCCCTAACAGACTTTCTGGCTGAGGATGGGGGTACTGGTGGAGGAAGCACCTATGTTTCCAAACCAGTCAGCTGGGCTGATGAAACGGATGACCTGGAAGGAGATGTTTCGACAACTTGGCACAGTAACGATGACGATGTGTATAGGGCGCCTCCAATTGACCGTTCCATCCTTCCCACTGCTCCACGGGCTGCTCGGGAACCCAATATCGACCGGAGCCGTCTTCCCAAATCGCCACCCTACACTGCTTTTCTAGGAAACCTACCCTATGATGTTACAGAAGAGTCAATTAAGGAATTCTTTCGAGGATTAAATATCAGTGCAGTGCGTTTACCACGTGAACCCAGCAATCCAGAGAGGTTGAAAGGTTTTGGTTATGCTGAATTTGAGGACCTGGATTCCCTGCTCAGTGCCCTGAGTCTCAATGAAGAGTCTCTAGGTAACAGGAGAATTCGAGTGGACGTTGCTGATCAAGCACAGGATAAAGACAGGGATGATCGTTCTTTTGGCCGTGACAGAAATCGGGATTCTGACAAAACAGATACAGACTGGAgggctcgtcctgctacagacACCTTTGATGACTACCCACCTAGAAGAGGTGATGATAGCTTTGGAGACAAGTATCGAGATCGTTATGATTCAGACCGGTATCGGGATGGGTATCGGGATGGGTATCGGGATGGCCCACGCCGGGATATGGATCGATATGGTGGCCGGGATCGCTATGATGACCGAGGCAGCAGAGACTATGATAGAGGCTATGATTCCCGGATAGGCAGTGGCAGAAGAGCATTTGGCAGTGGGTATCGCAGGGATGATGACTACAGAGGAGGCGGGGACCGCTATGAAGACCGATATGACAGACGGGATGATCGGTCGTGGAGCTCCAGAGATGATTACTCTCGGGATGATTATAGGCGTGATGATAGAGGTCCCCCCCAAAGACCCAAACTGAATCTAAAGCCTCGGAGTACTCCTAAGGAAGATGATTCCTCTGCTAGTACCTCCCAGTCCACTCGAGCTGCTTCTATCTTTGGAGGGGCAAAGCCTGTTGACACAGCTGCTAGAGAAAGAGAAGTAGAAGAACGGCTACAGAAGGAACAAGAGAAGTTGCAGCGTCAGCTGGATGAGCCAAAACTAGAACGACGGCCTCGGGAGAGACACCCAAGCTGGCGAAGTGAAGAAACTCAGGAACGGGAACGGTCGAGGACAGGAGGTGAGTCATCACAAACTGGGACCTCCACCACATCTAGCAGAAATGCAcgaaggagagagagtgagaagtcTCTAGAAAATGAAACACTCAATAAGGAGGAAGATTGCCACTCTCCAACTTCTAAACCTCCCAAACCTGATCAGCCCCTAAAGGTAATGCCAGCCCCTCCACCAAAGGAGAATGCTTGGGTGAAGCGAAGTTCTAACCCTCCTGCTCGATCTCAGAGCTCAGACACAGAGCAGCAGTCCCCTACAAGTGGTGGGGGAAAAGTAGCTCCAGCTCAACCATCTGAGGAAGGACCAGgaaggaaagatgaaaaagtaGATGGGATGAATGCCCCAAAAGGCCAAACTGGGAACTCTAGCCGTGGTCCAGGAGACGGAGGGAACAGAGACCACTGGAAGGAGTCAGATAGGAAAGATGGCAAAAAGGATCAAGACTCCAGATCTGCACCTGAGCCAAAGAAACCTGAGGAAAATCCAGCTTCCAAGTTCAGTTCTGCAAGCAAGTATGCTGCTCTCTCTGTTGATGGTGAAGATGAAAATGAGGGAGAAGATTATGCCGAATAG